One window from the genome of Saprospiraceae bacterium encodes:
- a CDS encoding maleylpyruvate isomerase N-terminal domain-containing protein: protein MKKPEKIDVIALIPELDKMLIELLKELSADDWNRQTIAPKWKVKDVAVHLLDGNFRTLSMLRDNYYGEKPETINSYADLLDFLNKLNADWVKATKRLSPKVIIDLLKSSGKEYSDFLTTLNPDDKAEFSVAWAGENESKNWFHIAREYTEKWHHQQQIRLAVGDDKELLKDEWYCPYLDTSVRALPYHYRDVEGEATDLVKFTFLGVTEKSWFLYYENGWELLTSVDAEPKSEVRIRDEYAWKIFTKGMTREKAIESSEIIGNKRLGEKIFDMIAVMA from the coding sequence ATGAAGAAGCCCGAGAAAATAGATGTGATTGCCCTGATACCAGAACTTGACAAGATGCTTATCGAGTTATTGAAAGAATTGTCAGCTGATGATTGGAACAGGCAAACCATCGCACCTAAATGGAAGGTCAAAGATGTTGCTGTCCACTTGCTGGACGGTAATTTTAGAACACTTTCAATGTTGCGAGATAATTATTACGGTGAGAAACCGGAGACTATAAATTCTTATGCAGATTTATTAGACTTCTTAAACAAGTTAAACGCTGATTGGGTCAAAGCAACTAAAAGGCTTAGCCCAAAAGTTATTATAGATTTACTAAAGTCATCGGGAAAAGAATATAGCGATTTCTTAACTACTTTAAATCCTGATGATAAAGCCGAGTTTTCTGTTGCTTGGGCAGGTGAAAATGAATCAAAGAATTGGTTTCATATAGCAAGGGAATACACCGAAAAATGGCATCATCAACAACAAATTAGACTTGCAGTTGGTGACGATAAAGAGTTGTTAAAAGATGAATGGTACTGTCCATACTTGGACACATCAGTCAGGGCACTTCCCTATCATTATAGAGATGTAGAAGGAGAAGCTACGGATTTGGTAAAATTTACTTTCTTGGGGGTAACAGAAAAAAGTTGGTTTTTATACTATGAAAATGGTTGGGAACTATTAACCTCTGTGGATGCTGAACCAAAGAGTGAAGTAAGAATCAGGGATGAATATGCTTGGAAAATATTCACCAAAGGAATGACGAGAGAAAAAGCTATTGAATCATCGGAAATTATCGGTAATAAAAGACTTGGTGAGAAAATATTTGATATGATTGCTGTAATGGCATAG
- a CDS encoding helix-turn-helix transcriptional regulator, translating into MISLTELKDKHLGKPGTPKRDKYERELKLEIIAEQIKQLREEKNLTQEELGELIGVQRAQVSKLENSTTNVTLGTIIKVFDALDAKLSFQVHKNKTGKRTKGKGLQVT; encoded by the coding sequence ATGATTAGTTTAACAGAATTAAAAGACAAACATCTCGGCAAACCAGGCACGCCAAAACGAGACAAATATGAGAGGGAACTCAAACTTGAAATAATAGCTGAGCAAATAAAGCAATTGCGTGAGGAGAAAAATCTAACTCAAGAGGAACTCGGTGAACTCATTGGCGTTCAGAGAGCTCAGGTTTCAAAACTTGAAAACAGTACAACAAATGTAACTTTAGGAACGATTATTAAAGTGTTTGATGCACTTGATGCTAAGCTTAGCTTCCAAGTTCATAAAAATAAAACCGGGAAAAGGACAAAGGGAAAAGGACTGCAAGTAACATAA
- a CDS encoding type II toxin-antitoxin system RelE/ParE family toxin produces the protein MSKLTKPIKVFLDDEAESFFETISERTKNKFLTIFDKTETGLRGDWFEPLKETDGLWEFRLRYNKNFYRMLAFWDRKGEIETLIVATHGFLKKTNKTPISEIKKAESIKDKYFKKKLNK, from the coding sequence ATGTCGAAATTAACAAAACCGATTAAGGTATTTTTGGATGATGAAGCGGAATCATTCTTTGAGACTATTTCTGAAAGAACCAAAAATAAATTCTTAACGATCTTTGACAAAACTGAAACAGGGTTAAGAGGTGATTGGTTTGAACCGTTAAAAGAAACAGATGGTCTTTGGGAATTTCGATTAAGATATAATAAGAACTTTTATAGAATGTTGGCATTCTGGGATAGGAAAGGTGAGATTGAAACATTAATTGTAGCAACTCACGGTTTTCTAAAGAAGACAAACAAGACTCCAATTTCTGAAATAAAAAAAGCTGAATCTATTAAAGATAAATATTTTAAGAAGAAATTAAATAAATGA
- the nhaA gene encoding Na+/H+ antiporter NhaA — MKLTKLFTEFFESEKAGGLLLIGCTAISLLLANFFLKDNYIQLWHFQIGGHSATHWINDGLMTIFFLLIGLELEREIYIGELSSLKNASLPIFAALGGMLVPAGLFLLFNFGTDTQSGAGIPMATDIAFAIGILSLLGNRVPASLKVLLTALAVIDDLGAIIVIAIFYTSSLSFTYLFLALGIFGLLLILNRLKVHNLIPYLIGGVAMWYFMQQSGVHPTITGVLLAFAIPFGDGGEKSPSYILQHWLHKPVAFFILPLFALANTCISIDSGWQASLTQTNSIGIFAGLIVGKPLGIFLFSFIAISLGLCALPEDLKWKQIVGVGLLAGIGFTMSIFITLLAFDNPELITQSKIAILIASLVAGTLGYLWLRATLKTQNTEIENGD, encoded by the coding sequence ATGAAACTAACTAAACTATTCACTGAATTTTTTGAAAGCGAAAAGGCGGGAGGCCTTTTACTGATTGGTTGCACAGCCATTTCACTTTTACTTGCAAACTTTTTTCTCAAAGACAACTATATTCAGTTGTGGCATTTTCAAATTGGCGGACACAGTGCCACACATTGGATTAATGACGGACTAATGACCATTTTCTTTTTGCTCATAGGTTTGGAACTTGAACGGGAAATTTATATTGGAGAACTTTCAAGTTTAAAGAACGCTTCACTTCCAATCTTTGCAGCACTTGGTGGTATGCTTGTTCCTGCAGGACTGTTTTTACTTTTCAATTTCGGGACAGACACTCAATCAGGAGCAGGCATTCCAATGGCTACAGACATTGCCTTTGCAATCGGTATACTTTCGCTTCTTGGTAATCGTGTGCCAGCGTCACTAAAAGTTTTATTGACAGCGTTAGCAGTTATTGACGACTTAGGTGCAATCATTGTCATTGCAATTTTCTACACAAGCTCATTATCATTTACATACTTGTTTTTAGCACTTGGTATTTTCGGACTACTTTTAATTTTAAACCGACTGAAAGTTCACAACCTTATTCCATATCTCATTGGAGGTGTTGCAATGTGGTATTTTATGCAACAGTCGGGAGTTCATCCGACAATCACAGGAGTTTTATTAGCGTTTGCAATTCCATTTGGTGACGGTGGAGAAAAATCACCTTCTTACATACTTCAACATTGGTTACACAAACCAGTTGCGTTTTTTATTTTGCCTTTGTTTGCATTGGCTAACACTTGCATCAGCATTGACAGTGGTTGGCAGGCAAGTTTAACGCAGACAAACAGCATTGGAATTTTTGCGGGGCTTATAGTCGGCAAGCCACTTGGTATTTTTCTTTTCAGCTTCATAGCTATTTCGCTTGGACTTTGTGCATTGCCAGAGGACTTGAAATGGAAACAAATTGTTGGCGTAGGACTTCTTGCAGGTATTGGCTTTACAATGTCAATCTTCATTACGCTACTTGCGTTTGACAATCCCGAACTAATCACACAATCAAAAATTGCAATCCTCATTGCCTCACTTGTAGCAGGGACACTTGGATATTTATGGCTTAGAGCTACATTAAAAACACAAAATACAGAAATAGAAAACGGGGACTGA
- a CDS encoding cation:proton antiporter, which yields MTTTIIITICVLLLLAYVFDISSALTKIPSVILLLLLGWVVKQTVDLFNIHIPDLNPLLPIFGTIGLILIVLEGSLELELNKSKLSVIKKSSLNALLPMFALAFLFAFAFQYIGQVSYKMALVNAIPFCVISSAIAIPSVRNLSAFNKEFIIYESSLSDIFGVLFFNFIALNQIINAQSFGNFALQFLLIIVISFFAVLGLSFLLSRIRHHITFTPIILIVILIYAVSKVYHLPGLIFILVFGLFLGNLDELKRFKWIEKLRPEKLDKEVKKFKEITTEATFLIRALFFLLFGFLMEAKEILNPETIPWAAGIVLSIILVRWIALKFSKLPSSPLLFVAPRGLITILLFLAILPEQSISIVNKSLIIQAIILSVLVMMLGLMAAKKNETN from the coding sequence ATGACCACAACCATCATTATCACTATTTGTGTGCTTCTGCTTTTAGCATATGTTTTTGACATTAGTTCGGCACTTACAAAAATTCCTTCGGTAATACTTTTGTTGCTGTTGGGTTGGGTTGTAAAACAAACGGTGGATTTGTTCAACATTCATATTCCTGACCTTAATCCACTTTTACCAATATTCGGAACTATTGGTTTAATCTTAATCGTGTTGGAGGGTTCATTAGAACTTGAACTCAATAAATCCAAACTCTCTGTAATTAAAAAATCTTCTCTCAATGCACTCCTACCAATGTTTGCTTTGGCATTTCTTTTTGCATTTGCCTTTCAATACATCGGTCAGGTTTCCTATAAAATGGCTTTGGTAAATGCAATTCCATTTTGTGTAATCAGTAGCGCCATCGCTATTCCAAGCGTCCGAAACCTTTCAGCTTTCAACAAAGAGTTTATTATTTACGAAAGCAGTTTGTCTGATATTTTCGGTGTGCTGTTCTTCAATTTCATTGCCCTCAATCAAATAATAAACGCACAATCATTTGGAAACTTTGCTTTGCAATTTCTTCTCATAATCGTTATTTCATTCTTTGCCGTTTTAGGTCTTTCATTTCTATTAAGTCGCATTAGGCACCACATCACCTTCACACCGATTATTCTAATTGTCATTCTTATTTATGCGGTTTCAAAGGTGTATCATTTACCCGGCTTAATCTTCATTCTTGTTTTTGGCTTATTCCTTGGCAACCTTGACGAGTTGAAACGGTTTAAGTGGATAGAAAAATTAAGACCTGAAAAATTAGATAAAGAAGTAAAGAAGTTCAAGGAGATTACAACAGAAGCTACATTTCTAATTCGGGCATTGTTCTTTCTTCTATTTGGTTTCCTGATGGAAGCTAAAGAAATTCTAAATCCCGAAACAATTCCTTGGGCAGCGGGAATTGTTCTCTCCATTATTTTAGTTAGATGGATTGCACTTAAATTTTCAAAACTTCCTTCATCGCCTCTGCTATTTGTTGCACCAAGAGGACTAATTACCATACTGCTTTTCTTGGCTATTCTACCCGAACAAAGTATTTCAATCGTAAATAAATCACTTATCATACAGGCAATAATTCTCTCTGTTTTGGTAATGATGTTAGGACTAATGGCAGCTAAGAAAAATGAAACTAACTAA
- a CDS encoding HAD-IB family phosphatase, with product MITVIIPTLNEEENIASVVNFAKGQPHVTEVIVVDDKSLDKTVSIAQENGAKVITSTKLGKGASMKDGILCATNDIIAFLDGDIDPYPHYTIKLLTDPILQGEVDFVKSSFNRNAGRVTELVAKPLLSIFFPDLLRFSQPLSGMIAGNKSLFLQLDFRDDYGVDIGILIDMYLMNARMREIEIGYLENKSKPWQALGKMSKEVAQTIILKAASSKNPHYNFEELGVLNEIRSQMEFALENQLNTLDKLVVFDMDNTLLKGRFIDTCADKFSFKNELMNIRSSETDVIILTKRIATLLKGKTISELIGIADSIPIIEGTKEIIAELKKRGYIVGIISDSYDCITNHIKNKLGMDFSLSNELEFSKSICTGEVKIPSFLFSHPESLCKHTLCKTNAMLNVLNKYQIKRENTITIGDSMNDLCMIKEAGLGIAFCSKDELVNHHADIVIHEPSFSELLTLAK from the coding sequence ATGATAACAGTAATTATTCCGACACTTAACGAAGAAGAAAACATTGCCAGTGTTGTGAACTTTGCAAAAGGTCAGCCTCATGTGACAGAGGTAATTGTGGTGGACGATAAGTCGCTTGACAAGACAGTTTCCATTGCACAGGAAAACGGAGCAAAGGTTATCACCAGCACCAAATTAGGCAAAGGTGCATCTATGAAAGATGGTATCTTGTGTGCAACTAATGACATCATTGCTTTTCTTGATGGCGACATTGACCCCTATCCGCACTACACCATTAAATTATTGACCGACCCCATCCTACAAGGTGAAGTTGATTTTGTAAAATCTTCATTCAACCGCAATGCAGGCAGGGTAACAGAACTTGTGGCAAAACCACTCCTCAGTATTTTCTTCCCTGACTTGCTTCGATTTAGCCAACCATTAAGCGGAATGATTGCAGGAAATAAATCTCTCTTTCTGCAATTGGATTTCAGAGACGATTACGGGGTGGACATTGGTATCCTGATAGACATGTACCTGATGAATGCACGAATGAGAGAAATAGAAATCGGGTATCTTGAAAACAAAAGCAAACCTTGGCAAGCCCTTGGAAAAATGAGTAAGGAAGTAGCGCAGACGATTATACTTAAAGCTGCTTCTTCTAAAAACCCTCATTACAACTTTGAAGAGCTTGGAGTGTTGAATGAAATTCGTTCGCAAATGGAATTTGCTTTAGAAAATCAATTAAACACTCTTGACAAGTTAGTTGTGTTTGACATGGACAACACACTTTTAAAAGGAAGATTTATTGATACCTGTGCCGATAAGTTCAGTTTCAAAAATGAATTGATGAACATTCGTTCATCCGAAACGGATGTAATCATTCTTACTAAACGAATAGCTACTTTGCTAAAAGGCAAAACGATAAGTGAACTCATTGGAATAGCTGACAGTATTCCGATTATTGAAGGCACAAAAGAAATTATTGCAGAACTAAAAAAGCGAGGTTACATTGTCGGAATAATTTCTGACAGTTATGATTGCATCACCAACCATATCAAAAATAAGTTGGGAATGGATTTTTCCCTATCTAATGAACTGGAATTCTCAAAAAGCATTTGCACAGGCGAAGTAAAAATTCCATCTTTTCTTTTCAGCCACCCAGAGAGTTTGTGCAAGCACACACTTTGCAAAACAAATGCTATGCTTAATGTCCTAAACAAATACCAAATCAAACGAGAAAACACAATCACAATTGGCGACAGCATGAACGACCTTTGCATGATAAAAGAGGCAGGACTTGGAATAGCGTTTTGCTCTAAAGACGAATTGGTAAACCATCATGCCGACATTGTAATTCACGAGCCAAGTTTTTCCGAACTATTAACCCTTGCTAAATAA
- a CDS encoding ImmA/IrrE family metallo-endopeptidase gives MKRSTNAQIQAQKLLEDCGLDEITDLPMDLFVAGLDAVFIEEELKHCDGKIIFGNSKAVIKVNSHIQFPERKRFVAAHEIGHLIMHRGMKLPDDVFSNFNIISGMEKMLKNGTQELEANEFASELLMPEKLFMQEARGKKFSPLLIKQLAERFKASLTATVFKYLQLDNLHPICLVFIENGKVKYWKKSDELKVWLGDYNRLAPPADSVAMEYIQKDYEFIYKMEEKAQEISKSTWFNLNKYNDEDSVFYEYCIPTRRYKTILSIIWED, from the coding sequence ATGAAAAGAAGCACTAATGCTCAAATACAGGCACAGAAACTCTTAGAAGATTGCGGACTGGATGAAATCACAGACCTGCCAATGGACTTATTTGTTGCTGGGCTGGATGCAGTTTTCATAGAGGAAGAATTAAAACACTGTGACGGAAAAATAATTTTTGGTAACAGCAAAGCAGTTATCAAGGTTAATTCACACATTCAGTTTCCAGAGAGAAAAAGGTTTGTGGCAGCACATGAAATTGGTCATTTGATAATGCACAGGGGAATGAAGTTACCTGACGATGTATTTTCAAACTTTAATATCATCTCTGGCATGGAAAAGATGTTGAAGAATGGAACGCAAGAATTGGAAGCCAATGAATTTGCAAGCGAACTCTTAATGCCTGAAAAGCTATTTATGCAAGAAGCAAGAGGAAAAAAATTTTCTCCGCTTTTGATTAAGCAACTTGCAGAAAGGTTTAAGGCGAGTTTAACAGCCACGGTTTTTAAGTATCTGCAATTAGACAATCTCCATCCTATTTGCCTTGTGTTTATTGAAAACGGTAAAGTGAAGTATTGGAAAAAGTCTGATGAGCTGAAAGTTTGGCTTGGCGATTATAATCGTCTTGCACCACCTGCCGACTCAGTAGCTATGGAATACATTCAAAAAGATTATGAGTTTATTTACAAGATGGAAGAAAAGGCACAGGAGATAAGTAAATCAACTTGGTTTAATCTAAACAAATACAATGATGAGGATTCAGTTTTTTATGAATACTGCATTCCGACAAGGAGATATAAAACTATTTTGAGCATTATTTGGGAAGATTGA
- a CDS encoding sigma-70 family RNA polymerase sigma factor produces MNLAEAIQSENMDEIIDSMNAYAISVLKSVGVKDFNGKHPVDFVGDLLLKVMEGTRDWDKAECSFKEFLFGCLKSDISSFFKTRMRQSSDELPEIPINGHPINVEEKKNQIVELLKQEGADDDELIVFEYWMDGIYKPAIIATELGVPVKDIYVIIKRLERKRKKIEQHAINII; encoded by the coding sequence ATGAATCTTGCTGAAGCAATACAGTCGGAAAACATGGATGAAATCATAGACAGTATGAATGCCTATGCCATTTCTGTTTTAAAATCTGTTGGAGTGAAGGACTTCAACGGCAAGCACCCTGTTGACTTTGTTGGCGACCTTCTTTTAAAAGTAATGGAAGGAACACGGGATTGGGACAAAGCTGAGTGTTCATTTAAAGAGTTTCTGTTTGGCTGTTTAAAAAGCGATATTTCCAGTTTTTTCAAGACTAGAATGCGACAAAGTTCAGACGAATTGCCTGAAATCCCGATAAATGGTCATCCCATAAACGTTGAGGAGAAGAAAAATCAAATAGTAGAGCTTCTAAAACAAGAAGGTGCTGACGATGATGAACTGATAGTATTTGAATACTGGATGGATGGAATCTACAAGCCAGCGATAATTGCAACAGAATTAGGAGTTCCTGTTAAAGATATATATGTAATCATCAAACGCCTTGAACGCAAGAGGAAAAAAATTGAACAACATGCAATCAATATCATATGA
- a CDS encoding HNH endonuclease, translated as MEKERLQKIYRKTDGYCHICHKKLSFTNYGVQGARGSWHIEHSIAKANGGSDHMNNLYPACISCNIDKGTSHTKTVRSQHGNSRAPYSKSKKQQIKSNNTAGGALIGGGIGLAIGGPVGGLIGSFVGGLIGNENSPKK; from the coding sequence ATGGAGAAAGAAAGATTACAAAAAATTTATCGCAAGACAGATGGTTATTGCCATATCTGCCACAAGAAACTGAGTTTTACTAATTACGGTGTGCAAGGTGCAAGAGGAAGTTGGCACATTGAGCACTCAATAGCAAAAGCAAATGGTGGTAGCGACCACATGAACAACCTTTACCCTGCTTGCATTTCATGCAATATAGATAAAGGGACAAGCCACACTAAAACGGTACGGTCTCAACACGGCAATAGCCGTGCTCCATATTCAAAAAGCAAGAAGCAGCAAATAAAAAGCAATAATACGGCTGGCGGGGCTTTGATTGGTGGTGGAATTGGTCTTGCTATTGGCGGACCTGTCGGTGGCTTGATTGGAAGTTTTGTTGGCGGTTTAATTGGAAATGAAAATTCACCGAAAAAATAA